A single genomic interval of Arachis duranensis cultivar V14167 chromosome 7, aradu.V14167.gnm2.J7QH, whole genome shotgun sequence harbors:
- the LOC107457763 gene encoding probable methyltransferase PMT11 translates to MKPSINADSFKTPFIIKTVAFFALAITFFYFGKQWSNPNGYNHIIFFSTTTTATTPQVAISPNFNVSFNASTLIDQNPPKKLEPSIPLPSPPALPPPPPADPFRKFGIVNADGTMSEEFEVGELDPSMAEDWENNTRVEGSASASAKRLGIKNFGMCPRSMSEYIPCLDNVDALKKLVSTEKGEKFERHCPEEGKGLNCLVPPPKGYRAPIPWPRSRDEVWFNNVPHTRLVEDKGGQNWIYREKDKFKFPGGGTQFIHGADQYLDHISQMIPEITFGQHIRVALDVGCGVASFGAYLMSRNVLTMSIAPKDVHENQIQFALERGVPAMAAAFATRRLLYPSQAFDLIHCSRCRINWTRDDGILLLEVNRMLRAGGYFVWAAQPVYKHEEALEGQWEEMLNLTSRLCWKFLKKDGYVAIWQKPFDNSCYMSREGVSPPLCDLTDNPDNIWYVDLKACISRLPENGYGANITNWPARLHTSPDRLQSINIDAFISRKELFRAESKYWNEIISGYVRALHWKKMKLRNIMDMRAGFGGFAAALIDQTVDCWVMNVVPVSGPNTLPVIYDRGLIGVMHDWCEPFDTYPRTYDLLHAASLLSVEKKRCNVSTIMLEMDRILRPGGRVYIRDSLSIMDELVEIGNAIGWHVSVRDTAEGPHASYRILVGDKRLPRS, encoded by the exons ATGAAACCTTCCATCAATGCCGATTCTTTCAAAACCCCCTTCATAATCAAGACCGTCGCATTCTTCGCTCTCGCAATTACCTTCTTTTACTTTGGCAAGCAATGGTCCAATCCCAATGGCTACAATCACATCATCTTcttctccaccaccaccactgccACCACACCGCAAGTTGCCATATCCCCCAATTTCAACGTCTCCTTCAATGCCTCAACCCTAATTGATCAAAATCccccaaaaaaattagaaccGTCGATTCCGCTACCTTCGCCGCCGGCATTGCCGCCGCCGCCGCCTGCTGATCCGTTTAGGAAATTCGGGATCGTGAACGCAGATGGCACGATGTCGGAGGAATTCGAGGTTGGGGAGCTCGACCCTTCAATGGCGGAGGATTGGGAGAACAATACAAGAGTTGAAGGTTCTGCTTCTGCGTCTGCTAAGAGATTGGGGATTAAAAATTTTGGGATGTGCCCTCGAAGCATGAGCGAATATATACCTTGTTTGGATAATGTGGATGCGCTCAAGAAGCTAGTTTCTACAGAGAAAGGAGAGAAGTTTGAGAGACACTGTCCCGAAGAAGGGAAAGGGTTAAATTGTTTGGTTCCGCCGCCGAAAGGGTACCGTGCCCCTATCCCATGGCCTAGAAGCAGGGATGAG GTGTGGTTCAATAACGTTCCTCACACTCGATTAGTTGAAGATAAGGGAGGTCAAAACTGGATTTACAGAGAAAAAGATAAGTTTAAATTTCCTGGGGGTGGTACTCAGTTTATACATGGAGCAGATCAATACTTGGATCATATTTCTCAG ATGATTCCTGAAATTACATTTGGTCAGCATATAAGAGTTGCTCTTGATGTTGGCTGTGGAGTGGCTAGTTTTGGTGCGTACTTGATGTCCCGAAATGTTCTGACCATGTCGATTGCTCCCAAAGATGTCCATGAGAATCAGATCCAGTTTGCTCTTGAGCGTGGTGTACCTGCAATGGCAGCTGCATTTGCGACGAGACGTTTGTTATATCCAAGTCAAGCTTTTGACTTGATACATTGTTCACGCTGTAGAATTAATTGGACTCGAGATG ATGGTATCTTGCTGCTTGAAGTTAATAGGATGCTAAGGGCAGGAGGGTACTTTGTCTGGGCTGCCCAACCAGTTTATAAGCATGAGGAAGCTTTAGAAGGACAATGGGAAG AGATGCTTAATCTTACTTCTCGTCTATGCTGGAAGTTTTTGAAGAAAGATGGCTATGTTGCAATATGGCAGAAACCTTTCGACAATAGCTGCTATATGAGCCGAGAAGGAGTTAGCCCTCCACTATGTGACCTAACTGACAATCCAGACAATATTTG GTATGTTGATCTTAAAGCATGCATATCTCGATTGCCCGAGAATGGATATGGAGCAAATATTACTAATTGGCCCGCACGTTTGCACACCTCGCCTGATAGGCTTCAGAGCATAAACATCGATGCTTTCATATCCAGGAAAGAGCTGTTTAGGGCAGAATCAAAATACTGGAACGAGATAATATCAGGCTATGTAAGGGCTTTACattggaagaagatgaaattaAGAAATATTATGGACATGAGAGCTGGTTTTGGAGG ATTTGCAGCTGCATTGATTGATCAGACTGTTGATTGCTGGGTTATGAACGTTGTTCCTGTTTCCGGCCCAAACACCTTACCTGTTATATATGACCGTGGGCTGATTGGAGTTATGCACGATTG GTGCGAACCGTTTGACACCTACCCACGAACTTATGATTTACTGCATGCTGCAAGCTTGCTTTCTGTTGAGAAGAAAAG ATGCAATGTCTCAACTATTATGCTGGAGATGGACCGGATACTAAGACCTGGTGGACGGGTATACATCCGTGATTCTCTTTCCATCATGGATGAGCTTGTAGAGATCGGCAATGCTATCGGTTGGCATGTGTCGGTACGCGACACAGCCGAGGGTCCTCACGCAAGTTATAGAATCTTGGTAGGTGATAAGCGCCTGCCACGCAGTTGA
- the LOC107457776 gene encoding uncharacterized protein LOC107457776, with amino-acid sequence MDLPQFRTEFLPRTLNPSSSPYLQFPPLGPFSNPFRNSPNLKFRTQKCFPVVSFSKGHKQIAKFPFSGQNPLDSTQHNACTRDVRSYAGRSKKKGGGSSGGRIEGGAELRRRIRRNARAKNKKRAESLFYRLKNPRGGNYADNVSEELLQQIGQGYDRMVRFMEKDDPNIRHPYDWYKYGQYGPYSWRGVVVGEPIIGRFTDERVTLMTEVRDHEEWEEIEKAEMAADFGKKVKQLDQSKLRYFWVFIRHPKWRLSELPWQQWTLVCEVVLEAGKQRLDKWNLMGRLGSKARSLIGQCAAWMRPDIIYVKKPVFQCRFEPQDNFFKPLIPLLDPKTEQDFLFELENDDGTVDTCTYFGGLCKIVKISQKAFVDDVVNAYQKLSDEKKSKCLEFLLGNHPVELLHPYTKEWKAKLEEEELGCDAPEDDDDNHAFAGDPNETEVLDWIEDEGSDDDDEEEDEEEEEEEEDEEDDEYDDKFMDMEKSEDGKFRAMEDDMLIDEDENEEDWDEEFEKATKSADAMENLAKKSVEFTTNLYKKQLKMMEGQEESEQSADGDETFLRGKRAKVKPEEWKYIGVGPFRKRIRKSKLPPEMFLQAAIRPFTYRNLVKEIVLTRHAILDGEIGRKD; translated from the coding sequence ATGGATCTTCCCCAATTTAGAACTGAGTTCTTGCCTAGAACTTTGAACCCATCTTCTTCACCTTACCTCCAATTTCCACCCCTTGGACCATTCTCAAACCCTTTTCGGAATTCTCCAAACCTGAAATTCCGGACACAGAAATGCTTTCCGGTTGTTTCATTCTCCAAAGGCCATAAACAGATTGCCAAGTTCCCCTTTTCTGGCCAGAATCCACTAGATTCTACTCAACATAATGCCTGCACAAGAGATGTTCGGTCTTATGCAGGTCGGAGCAAGAAGAAAGGTGGTGGCTCTTCCGGTGGCCGGATTGAAGGTGGTGCCGAGTTACGAAGACGGATAAGGCGCAATGCCAGGGCAAAAAACAAGAAACGTGCCGAATCTCTATTCTACCGACTGAAAAACCCAAGAGGGGGTAATTATGCTGATAATGTCTCTGAGGAGTTGCTCCAACAAATTGGTCAAGGGTATGATCGAATGGTCCGGTTCATGGAGAAGGATGATCCAAATATACGTCACCCTTATGATTGGTATAAATATGGTCAATATGGACCCTACTCTTGGCGTGGAGTTGTTGTTGGTGAACCGATTATTGGCCGGTTTACAGATGAACGTGTGACATTAATGACTGAAGTGAGGGACCATGAGGAGTGGGAGGAAATTGAGAAAGCTGAAATGGCTGCCGATTTTGGGAAAAAAGTTAAGCAGCTTGATCAGAGTAAATTAAGATATTTTTGGGTATTCATAAGGCACCCAAAGTGGAGACTTTCGGAGCTTCCTTGGCAGCAGTGGACATTGGTTTGCGAAGTAGTACTTGAAGCTGGTAAGCAGAGATTAGATAAGTGGAATTTGATGGGAAGACTTGGGAGCAAGGCGAGGTCATTGATAGGGCAATGCGCAGCTTGGATGCGACCGGATATTATATATGTGAAGAAGCCAGTTTTCCAGTGTAGGTTTGAGCCACAGGATAACTTTTTCAAGCCACTAATTCCTCTTCTTGATCCTAAAACAGAACAggattttctttttgaattggaAAACGATGATGGAACTGTTGACACATGTACTTATTTTGGTGGATTGTGTAAGATTGTGAAAATAAGTCAAAaggcatttgttgatgatgTGGTGAATGCGTATCAGAAATTGAGTGACGAGAAGAAATCCAAGTGTTTGGAGTTTTTGTTGGGCAATCATCCAGTGGAATTGTTGCATCCGTATACTAAGGAGTGGAAGGCCAAGTTAGAAGAGGAGGAGCTGGGATGTGATGCGCCggaagatgatgatgacaacCATGCTTTTGCTGGTGATCCGAATGAAACTGAGGTTCTTGATTGGATTGAGGATGAAGgtagtgatgatgatgatgaagaggaagatgaagaggaagaagaggaggaagaagatgaggaggatgatgaatatgatgataaATTTATGGACATGGAAAAAAGTGAAGACGGTAAATTTCGTGCCATGGAAGATGATATGCTCATCGATGAAGACGAAAATGAGGAGGATTGGGATGAGGAGTTTGAAAAGGCAACAAAAAGTGCAGACGCGATGGAAAATCTGGCGAAGAAGAGTGTTGAGTTCACTACAAATTTATATAAGAAGCAATTGAAAATGATGGAAGGACAGGAAGAATCAGAGCAATCAGCAGATGGAGACGAAACCTTCTTGAGAGGGAAGCGAGCTAAGGTTAAACCTGAAGAGTGGAAGTACATTGGGGTTGGTCCATTTAGAAAAAGGATCAGGAAGAGCAAACTTCCGCCGGAGATGTTTCTGCAAGCAGCCATTAGGCCATTCACTTACCGGAATCTTGTTAAAGAGATTGTCTTAACTAGGCATGCAATTTTGGATGGTGAGATTGGTAGGAAAGATTAA
- the LOC127740498 gene encoding zinc finger BED domain-containing protein RICESLEEPER 2-like, protein MDSLSSTPIENNNETEPSQDDEGQAIEAHVQGTQEEGQEETQEGGQEVSQSVQNSSNKKGLTSEDWKHFRREQIDGKWKAICKYCERKIGGDQGTKHLHDHIRICPIRTIRGPKQSILKTVFVYVPAPHTAEVLSDVLVNSLYDWNIDRKLSTLTVDNCSTNNAMIHLVLDKISPSNFVKRGEFFHMRYCAHIVNLIVKDGMNAIYGSIEKIRDSVSFWVATPKREEKFEETCMQLNINYRRKLALDCRTRWNSTYLMLTSALPYREVFERLRHRESLYKVVPSDDE, encoded by the exons ATGGATAGTTTAAGCTCGACTcctattgaaaataataatgagaCAGAACCAAGTCAAGATGATGAGGGTCAAGCAATTGAAGCACATGTTCAAGGAACACAAGAAGAAGGACAAGAAGAAACACAAGAGGGAGGGCAAGAAGTTAGCCAAAGTGTGCAAAACAGTTCTAACAAGAAAGGATTAACTTCTGAGGATTGGAAACATTTTAGGAGGGAGCAAATAGATGGAAAGTGGAAGGCAATATGTAAATATTGCGAAAGAAAGATTGGAGGTGACCAAGGAACTAAGCACTTGCATGATCACATTAGAATTTGCCCGATTCGTACTATTAGGGGACCAAAGCAATCAATATTGAAGACAGT GTTTGTATATGTGCCTGCACCCCATACTGCTGAAGTTCTTAGTGATGTTTTGGTGAATTCCTTGTATGATTGGAATATAGATAGAAAATTGTCAACTTTAACGGTTGACAATTGTAGTACAAATAATGCTATGATTCATCTTGTGCTTGATAAGATTTCACCATCTAACTTTGTTAAGAGAGGAGAATTTTTTCACATGCGTTATTGTGCTCACATTGTGAATTTGATTGTGAAAGATGGCATGAATGCAATATATGGTTCTATTGAAAAAATCAGAGATAGTGTTTCTTTTTGGGTTGCAACACCGAAGagggaagaaaaatttgaagagACTTGTATGcaattgaatattaattataggaGAAAGCTTGCACTTGATTGTAGAACTAGATGGAATTCAACTTATCTAATGCTTACTTCTGCTTTGCCATATAGAGAAGTTTTTGAGCGTTTAAGACATCGTGAATCTTTGTATAAAGTTGTACCATCTGATGATGAGTGA